A window of bacterium genomic DNA:
GTGCACCTCGCCGACCACGTTCAGGCCCAGCAGGATCGAGACGCCGATGGCGCGGTCGAGGGCCACGTCGTCGATCTCGAAGGGCGGGGCGTCGTCCATCTCGTAGGTGCAGACGGTGTTCTGGTTGAGCAGGTAGACGATGTCCTTGCGGGTCTTGAACTCCATCAGGGCCGTGCCGTCGTATTCGCCCATCTCGCTCAGGGTCGGCCGCATGTGCCGCAGGATCTCGGCGTGGTGCTCGTTGTTGTTGTACTGGCCGGCGGGGCAGCGGCAGAAGAGCTTGCGCACCGTCAGGAGCTGCTGGTGCACCTCGAGGCCGCACAGGAAACCGAGGTCGGCGTAGTCGGCGGGGCCCAGGCTGCCGAAGGCGGGCAGGGGCTGGCGCAGCCAGGGGTCGGCGACGAGAAAACGATCGTCCATGGGCGGCGGTCCTCGCGAAATGGGATCGGGACGTGGGGACGGGTCCACACCGGTCGGAGTCCAAGATAGAGGAGCGTAAACCGAACCTCCAGTTTTCGTTGGCCTGATTCCGCGAGCCCCGTTTTCAAAATCGGCGATTACCAAAATCGTCCCATTTTCTGACTTGACGAAATTTAACAACCTCGCTATCGTAGCTTGACAACGATTTCACAGCTTCGTGCGCCCGCGGAGCGATTTTGTGAGTTTCCTGACAATCGTGGAGGAGGCGGCAGGGTGAGGAAGAACCGGAAGAGTTGCGATGTCCCCGATGCCACGATCCATCGGCTCCCCCTCTATCTCGAGAAGCTGAAGATGCTCCAGGCCATCGGCGTGGAGGACGTTTCGAGCCGCCAGCTGGCCGAGTCGCTGGACATCAAGGCCAGCCAGCTGCGCCACGATTTCCACTACTTCGGTGGCTTCAGCCGCCCCGGGCGCCCGTATCAGGTGGAGAAGCTGGTGCCGGCCCTCGAGAAGATCATCGGCATCTCCGTGCCCCAGCCGACGGCCATCATCGGCGCCGGGCACCTGGGCCAGGCCCTGGCCAACTACCAGAACCTCGATCTGCAGGGTTTCCCGGTGAAGGGCATCTTCGACACCAACCCGAAGCTGGTCGGGGTCGAGATGCGGGGCTGCCCCGTGCGCGACATGGACGAACTCGAAACGGTGATCCAGGCCGAGAAGATCAAGATCGCCATCCTCACGGTGCCCGCCGCCCAGGCCCAGGGTGTGACCGACCGCCTCGTCGGCGCCGGCATCATCGGCATCTTCAACTTCGCCCCGACCGACCTGAAGGTCCCCGAGGGCGTGGCCGTGCGCAACGAGCGGCTCGCCGTGGGCATCATGTCGCTCAGTTTCAAGGTGAAGTGCATCCTGCAGGCCCAGGAGATGTACAACTCGGGCCCCGAGTCGATCTGAGCCACGGCCGATCCCGGACGAGGCAAGGCCGGCCCCATCAAGGGGCCGGCCTTCTCTTTGCAGCGCCTGGCGCGGCTAGATCTGGAACAGGTACTGGATCTTCATGAAGTAGGTGCGGGCCATCAGGCGCCACTTCTCCTCCTCGAAGCCCGGGTCGGGGCTGAACTCGCCGTAGTTCCGCGTGGAGCCCACGTAGAAGATCGAGAACGGGTTCAGGCGCCAGGTGAGCAGGGGGTCGGCGTCCCAGCTGTTGGCGAAGTCGTTGTACTGCAGCACCACGCGCGCCGACCACTCCCGGCTCAGCTGCAGGTTCAGCCGCGAGCGGGCCACGTAGCCCGCGAACAGCCGCTGACCGTCGTCGACCGACGTGGAGCGGATGTAGCTGAAGCTGTTCTCCCAGACCAGCCGGCTGACGGGCTTGAGGTTCACCCACCCCGAGTAGTTCGTCTCCTTGCCCATGACCAGGTCGCCCCGGGCGATGCGATGGCCGTACGAGTAGCTGCCGCCGCCGTTGATCACCTCGGCCGGATTCAGCTGGAAGTCGATCTCGTTGAGGAAGATGCCGTCGAACTGGACGTCGTGGAAGAGCTCGTTGCTGTCCATGTGCTCCAGTTCGATGTAGGTCTGGGCCCAGCGCAGGCGGGTCCAGATGGCGCCGCCCAGCCACTCGTCCTTCTTCAGGCCGTCGAAGTTCCACACCCGGCCGGCGTGGGCGCTGACGCCGACCCGGTCGAAGAGCGGGTGGTCGTCCAGGTAGAAGGTGTAGCTGTTCCACAGCGTCGTCTGGTGCTGGTCGTTGCGGGGCTCGAAGCCGTTCTCGGCCCGGTAGGTGGGGCTGCGGCCCCAATAGTCGAAGTCGAGGCTGTAGTGGCGGCCGTAGCGTTCGAAGCTGGCGTAGGCGGCCTGGCCCCAGAAGGTCTCGCCGTCGAAGCTCCGGGTGTGCTTGCCGCCGTCGAAGGTCTCGCCGTCGAGGTCGGCGGTGAGCGCGGGGGCGTCGGGCTCCTCGGTGTAGCTGCCCAGGACCTGCAGTTCGATGGACGCGTTCTGGGTCAGGCGCAGCCGCGTGTCGCCGCCGAAGGTGGTGCCCGAGCCGCCGCCTTCGTGGCGCCGGTCGGTGAAGATGGCGCCGGCGTGGGACTGGGACCCCAGGGTGCGCTGGTAGCGGCCGAGGGTCGACCAGCTGCGCCCCGCCTCGAGCAGCACGCTCTCCTCGGCGAAGGGGATGATGTAGGGCGATGCCTCGTCCTGGGCCGTCATCACGGCGAAGTTCGAGGCGCCGGGCCGGCCGGTGGCCTTGGCCGCCCACAGGGGCTGGTTGATGGAACGGGTGTAGACCACGTTGAACCAGGTGTTCCACAGGTCGCTGCCCTCCTGGAAGAAGGGGCGCTTCTCCGGGTAGAAGAGGGCGAAGGTGGAGTTGACGTCGATCTGGGCCGCGTCGGACTCGACCTGGCTGAAGTCGGGATTCACCGTGGCCTCGGCCGTGGTGGTGGGCCCGATGCCGTACTTCACGCCCACGCCCGGCTCGCCCTTCAGGTCGCCGTTCGCGAACTCGCCGGTGTCCTCGTCGCGCCGGCTGGCCTGGCTGGCCACGAACGAGGGAAGGATCTCCAGGCCGCTGCCCGGCCGCACGCCCGTGATGCCGCGCAGGGTGCCCCAGTTGCAGGGCCAGCAGTCGTCGTCGCGGTCGTATTCGCCCCACGAATACTGGCCGCGCACCTCGCGGGGATGGTTGCGCCAGAAGTCGACGCGCCACACCTGCTCCGGCTGGTCCGGGAAGCGCAGCCCCGTCCAGGGGATGGCCATCTCGACCACCCAGCCCGTGTCGGTGATGCGGCCGCTGGTGTAGTAGACCAGGTCGTAGGTCATGTCCTCGCCGTGGCCCGCCGACCAGAGCAGGTCGCCCTGGATGCCGTAGGGGTTGGCCGCGATCTCGTAGGCCCAGCCCTGGCTGGCGAAGGTGTCCAGCGCGAGGATCACGTAGTCGTCGTTCCAGATGCGGTCGCGCTCGGTGAAGGTGGCGCGCACCCGGGCCGGATCGTCGAAGCACTGCCAGGCGATGTAGAGGAACTCGTCGTTGTAGGTGACCCACACCTCGGTGTCGACCGGGGGGCGGGTCTGGTCGCCGGGCTGGTGCTCGACGAAGTTCAGGGCGGGGGTGAGGCCCTCCCAGCCGGCGTCGTCCAGCACGCCGTCGATGGCGATGGGGCCGCGGGCGGGGCGGGTGGTGAGTTCGGGGAAGCGCACCGCCTCCCAGGCCGGGTGGTGGTCGGCCCGCTGGGCCGAGGCCGCGCCGGCGGCGAGCAGCAGGGCGCACAGGGCGAGGCCGGCGGCGGCGCGTGGCCGCGCGGACGAGGTCAGGGGCGGATTCTGCAAGGCCGTTGGTCCTTCGCGTCGGGAGGTGCGGGGACGGACCCGACACCTACGCAGGGGCGCCGGCCGGGTTGCACCCCGGCGACCGTTTTCCGCTACCAGCGCAGCAGGTTGGCGCCCCAGGTGAACCCGGAGCCGAACGCCACCAGCACCACCAGGTCGCCCTCCCGCACGCGCCCCTCGGCCACGGCCTCGGCCAGGGCGATGGGGATCGAGGCGGCCGTCGTGTTGCCGTAGCGTGCGATGTTCGCGTAGACCTTCTCCGGGCCGAACCCGAGGCGGGCGGCGACCGCGTCGGTGATGCGCTGGTTGGCCTGGTGGGGAATGACGAGGGCCACGTCGTCCGGCGCGACGCCCCCCTTCGCCAGCACCGCGGCGATGGCCTCGCCGAAGCGCCGGGTGGCGTGCTTGAAGACGAGCGGGCCGTTCATGTGGGGGAAGTGCAGGCCGGCGTCGAGCATGGCCGGGGTGACGCGTCCCGCGACCGTGGCCTCGGGCGCCACCACGCACAGGTCGCGGGCGAAGCGCCCCTGGCTGTGCAGCACCGAGGCGAGCACGCCGCGGTCGGTGCCCTCGCGGGCCTGGACCACGGCGGCGCCGGCCCCGTCGCCGAACAGCACGGCCACGTCGCGGCCGGCGGTCGTCGCGTTCAGGGCGGTGCTCTGGACCTCGGCGCCGATCACCAGCACCGTGTCGGCGGTGCCCGCCCTGATGAAGCCGTCGGCGGCGGCCAGCCCGTACACGAAGCCCGTGCACTGGTTGCGGATGTCCATGGCGCCGGCGGTCTGCAGGCCGAGCAGGTCCTCGACGAAGACGCCGTTGCCGGGGAAGAAGAGGTCCGGGTTCAGGGTCGCGAAGATGACCTGGTCGACGTCGCCCGGGGCGACCCCCGCCCGGTCCAGGGCCGCGCGCGCCGCGGCGGCGCCCATCTCGCTGCCGGTCATCTCGGTGCGGCCGTCGGCGTCGCGCCGCAGCCAGCGCCGTTCGCGGATGCCGCTGCGCTCGACGATCCAGGCGTCGCTGGTGTCCATCAGGCGGGTCAGGTCGTCGTTGGTCACGACGTTGTCGGGCACGAAGTACCCGGTGCCGGTGATCACGGCCTGGCGCATGGGATCCTCCTGGCGGGGCCGTGCCGGCGAGTGGGCAGGCGCGTGGTCAACGGGACCGGCTCAACGGTGCTGGGCGATGGCGCCCGGCATGAGGGTCCGGTTCTGCTTGATGAAGGTCTCGGCGTCGGCGCGCGACGGGAAGTAGCCGATGCGCACGCGGTAGATGATGGTGCCGTCCGAGGTGTTGCCGACCTTCACGCGGGCGTCCCAGCCCTTGGCCTGGAGACGCTCGGCCTCGCGGTCGGCGTTGTCGGCGTTGCCGAAGGAACCGACCTGCACCACGTAGGGGCCGAGCTCGAGGGGCACGACCTGCGCGCTGGGCTTCTGGGTCGGGGTCGTGGCGGGCGTCGCGGTGGCGGCCGGCGTCGTCGTCGCGGGGGCGGGCGGGGTGGTGTCCGGGGTCGGCACCGGCGTGTCGGCCGCGGCGGCGGCGGCCGTGGGCTTCTGGCCGGCGCCCTCCTCGGGCACGAGGGTCGTGGACTCGCCGGCGATGTCCACGTCGCCCGAATGGATGGGCGCATCGGACAGGTTCGATTCGACGTCTGGGGCGGTGACCACGGTCTGCTGTTCGCCGATGCCCGCGGGCACGTCGGCGCTCTGGGTGCGGAACAGGAACACCGCGCCCACGATGCACACGAGGATGGCCAGCCACATGATGCGCGGCATGCCGCCCCCGCGGCCGGCGTTGCGGCGGCGGGTTCCGTCCTTCAGCAGTCCCTGTTTCTTGCCTGTCATGTGGTCACCCTTCCCTGGGTTGGATCGGCTGCTCGGTGTCCGGCTTGAGCAGGCTGAAGGCCACGGTCGCGACCAGGGCGGCCGCGAAGCCGGGAATCATCTCGTAGAGGGCCGCCTTGAGCGGCGCGACGTTGTACCAGGCCACGACGACCACGGTTCCGCTGACGAAGCCCGCCAGGACCCCCGCGCGGCTGGTGCGGCGCCAGTACAGGGACAGCAGCAGCGGCGGGCCGAAGGCGGCCCCCAGGCCGGCCCAGGCGTACAGCACCATGTTGAAGACCAGATCCTGGGCCCGCCACGCCAGCAGGAAGCCGACCAGGCCCACGCCCAGGGTGGCCCAGCGCCCGATGGCCACCAGGCGCGCCTGGGAGGCGTCGGGCCGGATCAGCCGTCGGTAGATATCCTCGCTGATGGCGCTCGCCGATGCAAGCAATTGGCTGTCGGCGGTGGACATCATGGCCGCGATGGCGCCCGTGATCATGAGCACCGCCAGCCCGGAGGGCATGAAGTGGCGGGCCATCATGGGCATGAGCTGCTCGGAGTCGGCGATCAGGCCGCCCTCGCCCACGATGTCCGGCCCGAAGAAGGCCACGCCGGTGATGCCGATGAGGATGGCCCCGCCGAAGGCGATCAGCGCCCAGGCGATGGCGATGACGCGGCCCTTGGCCACCTCGGCGCCCGAGGTGATGGCCATGAAGCGCAGCACCAGGTGGGGCTGGCCCATGTAGCCCAGGCCGATGGCCAGGCTGCCGGCCACCGCGCTGGCGGCCGCCCAGCCCGAGGCGCCGGGCGCCAGGGCCAGGTAGGTGCCGCCGAGGGCGGCCAGGCGCTCGTGCAGGCCGCCGAAGCCGCCCAGTTCGGCCAGCACGGCCAGGGGCAGCACGGCCAGGGTGACGAGCATGATGATGCCCTGGACCAGGTCGGTCCAGGCCACCGCGAGCAGGCCGCCGGCCGCGGTGTAGAAGAGGATGAGCACGGCGCCGATGGCCATGCCGGCCAGGGGCGGGATGTTCAGGTAGTAGTTCAGCACCTTGCCCGCGGCGAGGAACTGGGCCGCCACGTAGAAGGTGAAGAAGAAGAGGATGATCACCGTGGCGGTGATGCGCAGGGCGTGGCCCGGGTCGGGGAAGCGGGCGGCGAACCAGTCGGCCAGGGTGATGGCGCCCACGCGCTCGGTCTCCTCGCGCAGCCGGCGGGCCACCACGAACCAGCTGAAGGCGATCCCCGCGCAGCAGCCCACGCCCACCCAGAGGGCGGTCAGGCCCGAGGCCCAGGCCACCGCCGGCAGGCCCACCAGCAGCCAGGCCGACTCGCCGCTGGCCCGCTCGCTGAAGGCCGCCACCCAGGGGCCCAGCTTGCGGTCGGCCAGCAGGTAGTCGTCGAGGGTGCGGTTGCGCCGGGCGGCCCAGCCGCCGACCCCGAGGATCAGCACGCTGTAGATGATCAGTCCGACGACGAGGGGATTCAAGGGCGCTCCATCCGTGGGCGAGGGTTCCGTCGGGCCATTCTAGGGGGAATCCGGCCGGGGGATCAATGATGAACCGGATCCGGACCGGGGGTGACACCCGGGCCGGGCACCCGTATCATGGGCGCTTGTCAGGAACGAGTCCCGCTGGCCGCGCCCCCGGAGGAATGCCGTGACCCCACCCCAATGGTTCGTCGATTGCGGCCCCGTGCTGCAGGCCCTGGCCGCCACCATCTTCACCTGGGGGGTGACGGCCCTCGGCGCCGCGGTGGTGTACGTCTTCAATACGGTCAACCGCAAGCTGCTCGACGCCATGCTCGGCTTCGCGGCCGGCATCATGATCGCGGCCAGCTTCTGGTCGCTGCTGAATCCGGCCATCGCCATGGCCGAGGCCCAGGGCCAGAACGCGGTGCTCGCGGCGGTGGTGGGCTTCCTGGCCGGCGGCGCCTTCCTCTACCTCGTCGACAAGAGCCTGCCCCACCTGCACCTGGGCTTCCCCACGGAGGAGGCCGAAGGCCCCTCGACGAGCTGGCACCGCTCGGTGCTGCTGGTGCTCGCCATCACCCTGCACAACATTCCCGAGGGCCTGGCCGTGGGCGTGGCCTTCGGCGCCGTGGCGGTGGGCGTGCCCGAGGCGAGCCTGGGCGCGGCCATGGCCCTGGCCCTGGGCATCGGCATCCAGAACTTCCCGGAGGGGCTGGCCGTGGCGGCGCCCCTGCGGCGCGAGGGCTGGTCGCGCACCAAGAGCTTCATGTACGGCCAGGCGTCGGGCATCGTCGAGCCCATCGCCGGCGTCATCGGCGCCGCGGCCGTGATCTGGATGCAGCCGATCCTGCCCTACGCCCTGAGCTTCGCCGCCGGGGCCATGATCTACGTGGTGGTCGAGGAGCTCATCCCCGAGTCGCAGCTCGAGAAGAACACCGATCTGGCCACCATCAGCGCCATGGTCGGCTTCGCGGTGATGATGTCCCTCGACGTGGCCCTGGGCTGAGCGCGGGCCCATGCCGAAGGTCGCCGCGATCATCTTCGACCTCGACGGCACGCTGGTGGCGTCGGGCCGGGACATCGCCCGCTCGGCCAACCACGTGCGCGAGGCCCTGGGCCTGCCGGCGCTGCCCGAGGCGACGGCCCGCTCCTACGTGGGCGACGGCGTGGTGCGGCTGCTCGAGCGCACCCTCGGCCACGACAGCGCCACCGGCCGGACGGGTGCGGCGGGCCGGGCGGTGACGCCCGACGAACTGCGCCGCGGTCTCGACCTCTTCGCCGCCCACTACGCCGACCACCTCCTCGACACGACGCGACCCTACCCCGGCGTGCCCGAGACCCTGGCCGCCCTGGCCCACGTGCCCCTGCTCGTGGCCACCAACAAGCCGCGGGGCTTCACCGACGCCATCCTGGCGGGCTGCGGCCTGGACGGGGTGTTCGCCCGGGTCGTGGGCGGCGACGAACCGCCGGCCCGCAAGCCCGACCCGGCCCACCTGGCCATGGCCACGGCGGGGCTGGGCCTCGAACCGGCCCGCGTGGTCATGGTGGGCGACAGCCCCAACGACGTGAACGCGGCGCGGGCCTTCGGCTGCGTCTCGGTGGGCTGCACCTTCGGCCTGGTCGAGCGCGCGGTCGTCCTGGCCAGCCGGCCCGACCACGTGATCGACGCCTTCGGCGAACTGCCGGCGGTGCTGGCGGACGGGCAGGGGAGCTGAGGGCGCGGCGGCGGGCTCAGGCCAGGGCGTCGCGCAGGCCCTCGAGGGTGGCCTGCACGTCGGCCACGGTGTAGGGGTCGTCGGGGGCCGGCTGGCGGCCGTGCACCTCGAAGCGGGGCGTCTCGCCGTAGGCGCGTCCCCAGCGGGCGTCGACCTGGCGCACGAAGTCGGTCAGGGCCAGGCGCGAGGCGAGCACCGTCTCGAGCCAGGTCCGCACCAGGCCGGCCGGATCGTCGAAGTGGTTGGCCAGCAGGGGCGGATTGCCCTCGAGGCGCACCAGGACCGTCTGGATCAGGATGCCCTCGGGATCGACGACGCGCTTTTCGAGAAGTTCGCGGGTGGCCATGAGCAGCTGCCGGTCGGGCCCCACGGGCGAGGCACCCTTGAGGGCGTCGCCCGCCTCGCGGCCGACGGCTTCGGCCACGTCGAAGGGGCGGCCCTGCCGGATCTCGCGGGTCAGGTCGTCCTCGGCGTCGGCGGCGGGGTCCGGGGCGTCGGGCCGCGGGTCTTTGTCCTTGGGCTGACTCATGATTCCCCATTATCATGGAAGCCGTTGCCACGGCCAAGCCGAAATCTGCGCCGCCCGCGCGGCGCCGGAGAGCCCTTGTCCCAGTCGCCCGACAACGCCACGACGCCGCCGCCCCATCTGGCCGGCGGCATGCCCGCCCGGGCGGGGCAGCTCATCCTGACGCGCCGCGTGCGCCTGGTGACGCCCCACCTGCCGGCGCCGTGCGGCCACCTGGTCGACTTCGGCTGCGGCAACGGGGCCCAGACCCTGCTCTTCGCGGGGCGGGCGGAGCGCCTCACCGGCGTCGACGTGGAGCCGGCCTTCCTGGCCGAGTTGGCCCGGGACGCCGCCGCCGCCGGCCTGGCCGACCGGGTCGCGGGGCGGGCCCTGGTCGACGGGCGCATCCCCCTGGACGACGCCAGCGCCGACGCCGTGACCTCGTTCACCGTGCTCGAGCACGTGCCCGACGAGCGTGCGGCCCTGGCCGAGATGCGCCGGGTGCTGAAACCGGGCGGGGTGCTCGTGGTGTCGGTGCCCAACCGCTGGTGGGTCTTCGAGACCCACGGCTGCGACCTGCCCCTGCTGCCCTGGAACCGGGTGCCGCTGGTGAGCTGGTGGCCCCGGGCCCTGCACGACCGCTGGGCCCGGGCCCGCATCTACCGGCTGCGGGAGATCGCGGACCTGGTCGCGGCGGCGGGATTCACGGTGGAAAAGCGGTTCCGCATGACGGCGCCCATGGATATGATCGGCAACGAGAAGCTGCGCCGCCTGGTCCGGACGACCCTGTTCCGGACCGATCTGGCGGCGCTCCCGGTGCAGGCCACGGAGAACTTCGTGGTCGCGCGCAAAACCCAGGCCCCCTAGGGCCGAAAGCGAGCGAGTCCGATGGCGATCGGCAACCAGTCCCCGCGCGGGGTGAAGGCGGTCCTGTTGATGAGTACGATCCTGACCCTGCTGGCCGGCTGCGGCGGCGACCGGCCCGAGCCGCCGGTGGCCCGGGTCGAACCCCACAGCATGACCATCCACGGCGACACCCGCGTCGACGACTACTACTGGCTGAACCAGCGGGACAATCCCGAGGTGATCGCCTACCTGGAAGCCGAGAACGCCTACCTCGACGCCATGATGAAGGACACCGCGACCCTGCAGCACACCCTCTTCGAGGAGATGAAGGGACGCATCAAGAAGGACGACAGCTCGGTCCCCTACGAGAAGGACGGGTACTGGTACTACAGCCGCTACGTGCCCGGCGGCGAGTACGCCCTGCACTGCCGGCGCCCCGGCGCCATGGAGGCGGCGGAGGAGGTGCTGCTCGACGGCAACGCCATGGGCCGGGACGAGGGCTACTTCTCCCTGCGCGGCGTGAGCGTGAGCCCGGACACGAAGCAGCTCGTCTACGGCGTGGACACCCAGGGCCGGCGCCTCTACACCCTGCACTTCAAGAACCTCGAGACGGGTGAACTGGCCCCCGAGCGCATTCCCGGCAGCACGGGCAACGTGGTGTGGGCCAACGACAACCAGACGGTGTTCTACGGCCGCCAGGACCCCGAGACCCTGCGCTCGTACCAGATCTGGCGCCACGCCGTGGGCAGCGACCCCGCGGGCGACACCCTCGTCTACCAGGAGGACGACGACACCTTCTCCTGCTACGTGAGGCGCTCGCGCTCGGACCGGTACCTGTACATCATCAGCGACCAGACCCTGAGCTCGGAAGTGCGCCTGCTCGAGGCCGACGATCCGTTCGGCGAGTTCCGCGTCTTCCAGCCGCGGCAGCGCGACGTGGAATACCACATCAGCCACCAGGGCGACCGCTTCCTCGTGCACACGAACCTGCACGCGCCCAACTTCCGCCTCATGGAGTGCGGCCTGCAGGAGACCTGGCTGGCCAACTGGCGCGAAGTGGTGCCCCATCGCACCGACGTGCTCCTGGAGGACGTGGACGCCTTCACCGACTGGCTCGTGCTGACCGAGCGGCGCGACGGCCTGAGCCACCTGCGCATCGTGCCCATGGATGGCGCGCCGGACCACGACCTGGACTTCGGCGAGCCGACCTGGTCGGTGTGGTCGTCGTTCAACCCGAACATGGACACCGACGTGCTCCGCTTCGGCTACGAGTCGCTGACGACCCCGACCACCACCTACGCCTACGACATGCGCACGCGCGAGAAGACGGTGCTGAAGCAGGAAGAGGTCCTCGGCGGCTTCGACGCCGGCGACTACGTGGCCGAGTACCTGCACGCCCCGGCCCGCGACGGGGTCCAGGTGCCCATCTCCCTGGTGCGGCGCAAGGACACGCCCGTCGACGGCACGGCCCCGCTGCTGCTCTACGCCTACGGCAGCTACGGCCTGAGCTCGGACGCCGGCTTCGACAGCGGGCGCCTGAGCCTGCTGGACCGCGGCTTCATCTACGCCATCGCCCACATCCGCGGCGGCCAGGAGATGGGCCGCTGGTGGTACGAGGACGGCAAGCTGCTCAAGAAGATGAACACCTTCACCGACTTCATCGACTGCGGCCACTACCTGGTGGACCGCCAGTACGCCCGCCCCGACGGCCTCTTCGCCTACGGCGGCTCGGCCGGCGGCCTGCTCATGGGCGCGATCGTGAACCTGGACCCGGACCTGTGGGCCGGCGTCACCGCCGCGGTGCCCTTCGTGGACGTGGTGACGACCATGCTCGACGAGTCGATCCCCCTGACCACGGGCGAGTTCGACGAGTGGGGCAACCCGAAGGAGAAGGTCTCCTACGACTACATGCTGAGCTACTCGCCCTACGACCAGGTGGGCGCCCACGCCTACCCGCCCCTGCTGGTGACGACCGGCCTGCACGACAGCCAGGTGCAGTACTTCGAGCCGGCCAAGTGGGTGGCCAAGCTGCGCGCGAAGAAGACCGACACCAACCCGCTGCTCTTCAAGACCAACATGGAGGCGGGCCACGGCGGCAAGAGCGGCCGCTTCCGCCGCCTCGAGGAGAAGGCGCTGATGTACGCGTTCTTCCTGGACCTGGCCGGCAGGAACTGACGGCCCGCCGCCGCCGCGCCGCCGCCGCGCAGCAGACGACCAAGGCCCCGGACACCGACGTCCGGGGCCTTGGCCTCTGTGCGAAACCGGAGGGGATCAGCAGGCGCCGCCGGTGCGGTCGTCGAAGCGGTCGCGGTTGATGTAGTCGTTGATCAGCAGCGCGATGCCCACCGCCCCGGTGATCAGCCCACCCACGACCAGCGGCAGGTGGAAGCCCACCAGCCCGATGTCGATGAACCGGTCGCCCGCCACCAGCGCGACGCCGATGGCCAGGCACACCATGCCGCTGCGGTAGGGCAGGCGCGGCCCCGACTTCTCCTGCACCTCGAGGGCGCCCGGATCGGCCCCGTGCTCGATGGCCTTCTCCATGAGCCGCATCTTCTGCTGCTTCTGCAGGTGCTCGGTGATGATCGCCACGATGGGGATGCCCATCGACAGGGTGATCACGATGATGGGCAGCAGCAGCCCCATGAACTGGGACTGGTCGGACTGGGCCAGGAATGCGATCATCGCACGGTCCTTTCGGCAGAGGTCGGTTGCGGGGTCTCGGCGTCGCGTTCACCGGGTCGGACCCGCCCGGTGCCCCGCACGTTACAGGATTTTCCGCCCGCATCCGACCGGTAACTTTTCCGCGCCCGACCGGGTCCCACCCGACATGAACGACGCCGTCCTCGACGCGCGCGAGCATCCGGACCGCTACCTGCCCCTGGATCGCCGCAGCGCCGCCCTCTTCCTCGCCGACTGGGAACCGCTCGTGCGCGGCGTGCTCCTGCGCATGCGCGTGCGCGAGCTGGACGCGGCGCTCAGCGAGGTCTTCCGCCGCGCCCTCCAGGGCCTGCCCGAGTTCCGGGGCGAG
This region includes:
- a CDS encoding redox-sensing transcriptional repressor Rex encodes the protein MRKNRKSCDVPDATIHRLPLYLEKLKMLQAIGVEDVSSRQLAESLDIKASQLRHDFHYFGGFSRPGRPYQVEKLVPALEKIIGISVPQPTAIIGAGHLGQALANYQNLDLQGFPVKGIFDTNPKLVGVEMRGCPVRDMDELETVIQAEKIKIAILTVPAAQAQGVTDRLVGAGIIGIFNFAPTDLKVPEGVAVRNERLAVGIMSLSFKVKCILQAQEMYNSGPESI
- a CDS encoding carbohydrate binding family 9 domain-containing protein, with translation MQNPPLTSSARPRAAAGLALCALLLAAGAASAQRADHHPAWEAVRFPELTTRPARGPIAIDGVLDDAGWEGLTPALNFVEHQPGDQTRPPVDTEVWVTYNDEFLYIAWQCFDDPARVRATFTERDRIWNDDYVILALDTFASQGWAYEIAANPYGIQGDLLWSAGHGEDMTYDLVYYTSGRITDTGWVVEMAIPWTGLRFPDQPEQVWRVDFWRNHPREVRGQYSWGEYDRDDDCWPCNWGTLRGITGVRPGSGLEILPSFVASQASRRDEDTGEFANGDLKGEPGVGVKYGIGPTTTAEATVNPDFSQVESDAAQIDVNSTFALFYPEKRPFFQEGSDLWNTWFNVVYTRSINQPLWAAKATGRPGASNFAVMTAQDEASPYIIPFAEESVLLEAGRSWSTLGRYQRTLGSQSHAGAIFTDRRHEGGGSGTTFGGDTRLRLTQNASIELQVLGSYTEEPDAPALTADLDGETFDGGKHTRSFDGETFWGQAAYASFERYGRHYSLDFDYWGRSPTYRAENGFEPRNDQHQTTLWNSYTFYLDDHPLFDRVGVSAHAGRVWNFDGLKKDEWLGGAIWTRLRWAQTYIELEHMDSNELFHDVQFDGIFLNEIDFQLNPAEVINGGGSYSYGHRIARGDLVMGKETNYSGWVNLKPVSRLVWENSFSYIRSTSVDDGQRLFAGYVARSRLNLQLSREWSARVVLQYNDFANSWDADPLLTWRLNPFSIFYVGSTRNYGEFSPDPGFEEEKWRLMARTYFMKIQYLFQI
- a CDS encoding ketoacyl-ACP synthase III, which gives rise to MRQAVITGTGYFVPDNVVTNDDLTRLMDTSDAWIVERSGIRERRWLRRDADGRTEMTGSEMGAAAARAALDRAGVAPGDVDQVIFATLNPDLFFPGNGVFVEDLLGLQTAGAMDIRNQCTGFVYGLAAADGFIRAGTADTVLVIGAEVQSTALNATTAGRDVAVLFGDGAGAAVVQAREGTDRGVLASVLHSQGRFARDLCVVAPEATVAGRVTPAMLDAGLHFPHMNGPLVFKHATRRFGEAIAAVLAKGGVAPDDVALVIPHQANQRITDAVAARLGFGPEKVYANIARYGNTTAASIPIALAEAVAEGRVREGDLVVLVAFGSGFTWGANLLRW
- a CDS encoding SPOR domain-containing protein gives rise to the protein MTGKKQGLLKDGTRRRNAGRGGGMPRIMWLAILVCIVGAVFLFRTQSADVPAGIGEQQTVVTAPDVESNLSDAPIHSGDVDIAGESTTLVPEEGAGQKPTAAAAAADTPVPTPDTTPPAPATTTPAATATPATTPTQKPSAQVVPLELGPYVVQVGSFGNADNADREAERLQAKGWDARVKVGNTSDGTIIYRVRIGYFPSRADAETFIKQNRTLMPGAIAQHR
- a CDS encoding sodium/proline symporter — its product is MNPLVVGLIIYSVLILGVGGWAARRNRTLDDYLLADRKLGPWVAAFSERASGESAWLLVGLPAVAWASGLTALWVGVGCCAGIAFSWFVVARRLREETERVGAITLADWFAARFPDPGHALRITATVIILFFFTFYVAAQFLAAGKVLNYYLNIPPLAGMAIGAVLILFYTAAGGLLAVAWTDLVQGIIMLVTLAVLPLAVLAELGGFGGLHERLAALGGTYLALAPGASGWAAASAVAGSLAIGLGYMGQPHLVLRFMAITSGAEVAKGRVIAIAWALIAFGGAILIGITGVAFFGPDIVGEGGLIADSEQLMPMMARHFMPSGLAVLMITGAIAAMMSTADSQLLASASAISEDIYRRLIRPDASQARLVAIGRWATLGVGLVGFLLAWRAQDLVFNMVLYAWAGLGAAFGPPLLLSLYWRRTSRAGVLAGFVSGTVVVVAWYNVAPLKAALYEMIPGFAAALVATVAFSLLKPDTEQPIQPREG
- a CDS encoding ZIP family metal transporter, which gives rise to MTPPQWFVDCGPVLQALAATIFTWGVTALGAAVVYVFNTVNRKLLDAMLGFAAGIMIAASFWSLLNPAIAMAEAQGQNAVLAAVVGFLAGGAFLYLVDKSLPHLHLGFPTEEAEGPSTSWHRSVLLVLAITLHNIPEGLAVGVAFGAVAVGVPEASLGAAMALALGIGIQNFPEGLAVAAPLRREGWSRTKSFMYGQASGIVEPIAGVIGAAAVIWMQPILPYALSFAAGAMIYVVVEELIPESQLEKNTDLATISAMVGFAVMMSLDVALG
- a CDS encoding HAD-IA family hydrolase, which codes for MPKVAAIIFDLDGTLVASGRDIARSANHVREALGLPALPEATARSYVGDGVVRLLERTLGHDSATGRTGAAGRAVTPDELRRGLDLFAAHYADHLLDTTRPYPGVPETLAALAHVPLLVATNKPRGFTDAILAGCGLDGVFARVVGGDEPPARKPDPAHLAMATAGLGLEPARVVMVGDSPNDVNAARAFGCVSVGCTFGLVERAVVLASRPDHVIDAFGELPAVLADGQGS